The Thermodesulfobacteriota bacterium genome includes a window with the following:
- a CDS encoding VCBS repeat-containing protein, giving the protein MKKFIISISSLFVILSLCSSLWAGEPARVAIIPFNVHAPGDLSYLQDGIFDMLASRIAWEGKVVVLEKHAVKDIYQKYTGDLNEISAKKLGQELKVDYILFGSLTVLGNSSSLDAKIVATNLNQPAMSVYTQTKSLDEVIPKVDEFAGDINAKIFGRTPVITRTAIAPPKEQTTVAAHPQRILLSSQEEEPSSNLNPDFIQLSAKQKKAGFWKSQEFPAVMRGMQVIDLDGDGQKEIVFITQTDVWIYRQKGEKLDEVKHIKGKSTYDQLSVDVGDINGNGTPEIYVSNLSSGNVDSFVLEWNGSDFVRIAEHLRWYLRITKLAGGNLTIVGQQKDINSPFTLAVCELLWVNKKLQAGEQLGLPVGANVFNFTIADIDGDKTAETIMIDEHNKLKVYAASGELRWKSDEPYGETINFVTVNPNRTRSDTEERIYLPSRITVTDLNKDGIADLIVNRNLSTASRLLRNFKEYTSSEIYLLSWDGLGLAESWKTRKISGGVCDYQLVDTDGKDHYELFVGIIMRTGVAPLVSGKSTIISYRLNVSQDE; this is encoded by the coding sequence ATGAAAAAGTTTATTATATCAATAAGTAGTCTATTTGTAATCCTGAGCTTATGCTCATCGCTTTGGGCCGGAGAACCGGCCAGGGTTGCCATTATCCCCTTCAATGTCCATGCGCCGGGTGATCTGTCCTACCTACAGGACGGCATCTTCGACATGCTGGCCAGCCGTATTGCCTGGGAGGGGAAAGTCGTGGTGCTGGAAAAGCACGCGGTTAAAGATATATACCAGAAATATACGGGCGATTTAAATGAAATATCGGCCAAAAAACTGGGCCAGGAGTTAAAGGTCGATTACATCCTTTTCGGCAGCCTTACGGTACTCGGAAATTCAAGCAGCCTGGACGCCAAAATAGTAGCCACAAATCTTAACCAGCCGGCCATGTCCGTTTATACTCAGACAAAAAGTCTGGATGAAGTCATTCCTAAAGTAGATGAATTTGCCGGGGATATAAATGCCAAGATATTTGGCCGGACTCCGGTTATCACCCGTACCGCCATCGCCCCGCCTAAGGAACAAACGACGGTTGCAGCCCATCCACAGCGGATTTTATTGTCCAGCCAGGAAGAGGAGCCTTCTTCTAATCTAAATCCGGATTTTATTCAACTTTCTGCCAAACAAAAGAAGGCCGGTTTTTGGAAGAGCCAGGAGTTTCCAGCCGTTATGAGAGGGATGCAGGTAATCGACCTGGACGGCGATGGACAGAAAGAAATAGTCTTCATCACCCAGACAGATGTCTGGATATACCGGCAAAAAGGTGAAAAACTGGACGAGGTAAAACATATCAAGGGCAAATCCACCTATGATCAACTTTCCGTGGACGTAGGGGATATAAACGGTAACGGGACCCCTGAAATTTACGTGTCCAACCTGAGTTCCGGCAACGTGGATTCATTCGTTCTGGAATGGAACGGCTCAGATTTTGTGCGCATCGCCGAACATCTCCGCTGGTATCTCAGGATAACTAAGCTGGCAGGGGGCAACCTGACCATAGTCGGCCAGCAAAAAGATATTAATAGTCCCTTTACGTTGGCCGTTTGCGAGCTGCTATGGGTAAACAAAAAGTTACAGGCCGGAGAACAACTTGGCCTGCCTGTAGGCGCTAACGTATTCAATTTCACGATAGCGGATATCGACGGAGACAAGACTGCAGAAACTATCATGATTGATGAACACAATAAACTCAAGGTTTATGCTGCCTCCGGTGAACTGCGCTGGAAAAGTGACGAACCCTATGGAGAAACTATTAACTTTGTTACGGTCAACCCCAACCGCACACGCTCCGACACTGAAGAAAGGATATATCTGCCCTCACGGATCACTGTGACCGATCTAAACAAAGATGGTATTGCCGACCTTATAGTAAACAGAAACCTTTCTACCGCATCCCGACTGTTGCGAAACTTCAAAGAATATACCAGCAGCGAGATATATTTGCTCAGCTGGGACGGGCTGGGCCTGGCGGAAAGTTGGAAGACACGCAAGATATCCGGTGGAGTCTGTGATTATCAGTTAGTAGATACCGATGGGAAAGACCATTACGAACTCTTTGTCGGTATCATAATGAGAACCGGCGTCGCACCCCTTGTTTCCGGCAAAAGCACGATAATCAGCTACAGGCTCAACGTCAGTCAGGACGAATAG
- a CDS encoding VTT domain-containing protein yields the protein MDKGNLYKKLLLWAIILLCLSLFGLVLLHNSLSTIGYDKFSALLSDREKIRDFVASFGSLAPLAFIGLQIMQVVISPIPGEATGGFIAGYLFGAVKGFIYSTVGLTLGSWLAFSISRIFTPYVTRRLGQTKIYNKFNFIVEHQGVIIAFILFLLPGVPKDSLCYLLGLSLMPTSVFLVIAAVGRIPGTLMFALQGSKVFDKEYVGFFILLGIALAAVIFSYMAREKIYRLVQGLHAKNTDTKK from the coding sequence ATGGACAAGGGCAATCTCTACAAAAAGTTATTACTCTGGGCCATTATTCTTTTATGCCTCTCATTGTTCGGTCTGGTACTGCTCCATAATTCTTTATCAACTATTGGATATGACAAATTCAGCGCCCTGCTTTCTGACCGGGAAAAGATCCGGGATTTTGTGGCTTCTTTCGGCTCGCTGGCGCCCCTGGCCTTTATCGGCCTCCAGATAATGCAGGTGGTAATCTCCCCGATTCCGGGGGAGGCCACTGGTGGATTTATCGCCGGATACCTCTTTGGTGCGGTTAAAGGATTTATCTATTCGACTGTTGGATTAACCTTGGGTTCATGGTTGGCCTTTAGTATCTCCAGAATATTTACGCCCTATGTAACCCGCCGCTTAGGCCAGACAAAGATCTACAATAAGTTCAACTTCATAGTCGAGCACCAGGGCGTTATTATAGCCTTTATCCTTTTTTTGCTGCCGGGGGTTCCCAAGGACTCTCTATGTTATCTCCTGGGGCTTAGTCTCATGCCTACCAGTGTCTTTCTCGTCATCGCTGCGGTTGGCCGCATACCCGGCACGCTGATGTTTGCCCTCCAGGGGAGCAAGGTCTTTGATAAAGAGTATGTCGGTTTTTTTATCCTGCTTGGGATAGCTCTGGCTGCCGTTATCTTTTCATACATGGCCAGAGAGAAAATCTACAGACTGGTCCAGGGGCTTCATGCAAAAAACACGGATACAAAAAAATAA